A window of Halichoerus grypus chromosome 15, mHalGry1.hap1.1, whole genome shotgun sequence genomic DNA:
cagggagtctgcttctccctctgaccctcctccctctcatgtactctctctcattctctctctctcaaataaataaaaaatcttaaaaaaaaaaaaaaaaaagaatcgttgcacatatgaatttattttctgttatataCTTCTAGTTTTCTTCTTCAGAGTGCTCTGAACAGAGCCCTCCAGGAGTGAGTCATGCTCAGGTCCCCAGTCGTGGGCTGTCCTTGCAACTGCTGGCTCCACGCGGGCTGGCACGTCCTGCGTCTCTTTCGTTTGCTCTCCTAGATCCTCTGAGAATATACTGTGCATAGAATTCCctatttttgtttccattaatAAATCTTGTTCTTTCTTCAATCTCTTGTTTACCATatgctttcttcttttggatCTAATAACTAAAACATAGACATAATGTTACTGAAATACTAATAAATGAGGAATAGAGATAAAAGAGGTGACAGAAAAGGTATGGAAAAATAAAGGTGTAAACAGTAGAATTTTCAAGATATAATGGATGTTATTTCTCTGAAAAGGATGgtgaaaattgaattttaaagttatttactCCCCacaaaataaagctattttcccACATCTTATATACAAGCTTTATAAatgctcagttaaaaaaaaaaaagaatgtcggctgatgaatggataaagaagatgtggtatatacacataatggaatattactcagccataaaaaagaatgaaatcttgccatttgcaatgacatggatggagctagagaatattatgctcagtgaattaagtcagtcagagaaagataaataccacatgatttcactcatatgtgtaatttaagaaacaaatgagcaaaggggtaAAAAAGAGAGTGGcaatccaagaaacagactcaaccatagagaacaaactgatggctaccagaagggaggtgggtgggaggatggggagaaacaggtgacggggattaaggagtgcacttgtgatgagcactgggtgtcatatggaagtgctgaatcactatgttgtacatttgaaactaatattacactgtatgttaactaactggaatttaaataaaaacttaaaagaatgaagaaaagctaCACTTCAAAGTAAGGAAAAgacattgaaaaaatatttcctaagggTAAACAAGGGCATTAATGTCAGTAAACATCACTGATCACTGCACTCCTGGCCTTCCAGCCTGTCTCTGACTATCTGCGTCTGGGGTTGTTAGAGAGGAGATCCATACAAGGGAAGACTGACATGGTTGAATCAGACACTGCACTGTACATATTTTTgctctagaatttttttaagcGGGTATCTCAGAACTTCTACAAAATCAGGTTTATATGAACACATATGCTGCCTTCTCTTCACAAAGATTTGCAGGCATGGTGAGCATCTCTCATACAAGGGTCTGTTCTGTGGGCTGGATCCTGTTCACATCAGATGGAGGCAGACTGTGCAAGAGAGACATCTGTCTATCTGTGTTCTAGACTTGGGAATAATGCCACGCTGATAAGTGTGTTTAAAGGAAGAGTTTAGTCTGGGGAAAGTTTTGTTTGGGGAAAGTTTTTTCTCCTGAACTCTGCTTCTGGTCGTTGGAATTGCCCCACAAAAGGAACCAAGCAACCCGTGGCTGTTTGCCCCTCTGTGTAATTTGATGAGAACAGTTCATTTCTGTCGATGTGGCTGTAAATATTCACCTTTATTACCTCAAACTCCATTAAATCCCTCCTAGCTTTGCCTTTGAAAACCAAACCTTCATGGCCAGCTCAGCTTTCATGTGACTTTGCATCTGACAAGATAAACTGGTCAGTCATTTACCTGAGTGAATGAAGTTTTCTAGCTCCTCCTCATTCTCTGGAAGTAGGAAGGTGGATTCATCCAAGCTCTCATCCTCTGAGTCCTCTTTGTCGTCGTcgacatcatcatcatctcccaGGAATGGTATCCTGACATCGTTATAAAGCCACACCAGTTGCTGTCTTTCCTCAGCCTGGACCAGCCGACTGGAGAATAACGTAGATGAATTTAAGAGCACAATTTTCACGGGAAATCATTACATCTTCATCCTGTGACTTTTGAC
This region includes:
- the C15H19orf18 gene encoding uncharacterized protein C19orf18 homolog isoform X4 — protein: MRSCSAWAPRERAQPSRWGAEALRPTIPRQSPGHNGNRKGDTHNHIKNNQNFIAHSTPTNTDTWNAALISHRPALVQVIIIACVAFTIALICGIAISYVIYRLVQAEERQQLVWLYNDVRIPFLGDDDDVDDDKEDSEDESLDESTFLLPENEEELENFIHSVIRSKRRKHMVNKRLKKEQDLLMETKIGNSMHSIFSEDLGEQTKETQDVPARVEPAVARTAHDWGPEHDSLLEGSVQSTLKKKTRSI